A single window of Populus nigra chromosome 17, ddPopNigr1.1, whole genome shotgun sequence DNA harbors:
- the LOC133677688 gene encoding 7-deoxyloganetic acid glucosyltransferase-like — translation MDQPVVPHVVFLPFPAQGHVKPMLMLAELLSQAGFQATFINSNHIQDRLEHSTNIATMYCRFPKFQFRSIPDGLPSDHPRSASSISQLLISNRDETRTEFRNLLVNLGQKNGRWEPPRCIIADGIMSFAIDIAEELTIPVITFRTFSACCTWTYFHLTKLIEEGEVPFQGNVDMDKTITCIPGLEGTLRCRDLPSICRRKEANDPLLQFFIKETAAMPRASGLILNTFDRLEASMVSKLGSSFSKIYTLGPLQGLFDTFAKSPSARTSSNGLLWKEDRGCITWLDSHPSRSVIYVSFGSLVGLFRDQLLEFWHGLVNSGKPFLWVIRSDSIMGEDGVSEVPLELKAATEDRGCIVDWAPQEEVLTHPAIGGFLTHSGWNSTLESIFAGVPMICWPMIADQQVNSRCVSELWKIGFDMKDKCERAVIEKLVRDLMESDEIVKSTDEFAGMARDSVKEGGSSYSNLQKLIEDIKSMNLAGKVSLSSVG, via the exons ATGGACCAGCCTGTTGTCCCTCACGTCGTCTTCCTACCCTTCCCTGCACAGGGTCATGTCAAACCAATGCTCATGCTAGCAGAGCTTCTTAGCCAAGCTGGTTTTCAAGCCACCTTCATCAACTCCAATCACATTCAGGATCGTCTTGAACATTCCACAAACATAGCCACCATGTACTGTCGCTTCCCCAAGTTTCAATTCAGGTCCATCCCTGATGGTCTCCCATCCGATCATCCTCGCTCCGCCTCAAGCATCTCTCAACTTTTAATCTCTAATAGAGATGAGACCAGGACAGAATTTCGAAACTTGTTGGTTAATCTTGGGCAAAAAAATGGCCGGTGGGAGCCTCCAAGGTGTATTATAGCTGATGGGATCATGTCTTTTGCTATCGATATTGCCGAGGAGCTCACAATTCCAGTCATAACTTTTAGAACATTCAGTGCTTGTTGCACTTGGACTTACTTCCATCTCACAAAACTCATTGAAGAAGGCGAAGTTCCATTCCAAG GAAATGTAGACATGGACAAGACCATTACATGTATTCCTGGATTGGAAGGCACTCTCCGGTGTCGAGACCTCCCAAGCATTTGCAGACGCAAAGAAGCTAATGATCCGCTTTTGCAGTTCTTCATCAAGGAAACTGCAGCTATGCCACGAGCATCTGGTCTCATACTTAATACCTTTGATAGACTCGAAGCCTCTATGGTCTCTAAACTTGGCTCCTCCTTTTCCAAGATTTACACTCTTGGTCCTCTGCAAGGTCTCTTCGATACCTTTGCTAAAAGCCCCTCCGCAAGAACTTCCTCCAATGGTCTCTTGTGGAAAGAAGACAGAGGCTGCATAACGTGGCTTGATTCTCATCCGTCAAGATCGGTAATATATGTTAGTTTTGGTAGCTTGGTTGGTCTATTTCGTGATCAACTATTGGAGTTTTGGCATGGATTAGTGAATAGTGGGAAACCATTCCTCTGGGTCATAAGATCTGACTCAATCATGGGAGAAGATGGTGTAAGTGAGGTTCCTTTGGAACTTAAAGCTGCAACTGAGGACAGGGGATGCATAGTGGACTGGGCTCCACAAGAAGAGGTCCTAACCCATCCAGCCATTGGAGGGTTCTTGACTCACAGTGGATGGAACTCCACATTGGAGAGTATTTTTGCAGGAGTTCCAATGATTTGTTGGCCCATGATTGCTGACCAACAAGTGAATAGTAGGTGTGTTAGCGAGTTATGGAAGATTGGTTTTGATATGAAAGACAAGTGTGAGAGGGCCGTGATTGAGAAATTGGTAAGAGATTTGATGGAAAGTGACGAGATTGTCAAATCGACAGATGAATTTGCAGGGATGGCTCGTGATAGCGTGAAGGAAGGTGGATCTTCCTACTCCAATTTGCAGAAGCTAATTGAAGATATAAAATCGATGAACTTAGCCGGGAAGGTCTCTTTATCAAGTGTTGGATAA